A single genomic interval of Longimicrobium sp. harbors:
- the recN gene encoding DNA repair protein RecN, translated as MLSELRIRNFALIDRLSVRLGPGLNVLTGETGAGKSIIVGALSLLLGERASADVVRAGEDRASVEGVFDVAGREDVDRILDERGIDPDEDGVLVLKREVAAAGRNRAWVNGSPTTAAVLGELGRALVDLHGQHEHQTLLKRDEQRAILDAYGGHGDLLAAVREAHRQAVALRRDISELDTRRRDAAQRADFLRFQADEIEAVSLKPGEEEEMEDEARRLSHSEELQALSGGLADAVSGSERALLHEVGSLRRQIDSLVRIDPAQEDVRELYDTVYYSLQELGERMERYNSTIEHDPRRLEEIRRRQDLVFRLKSKYGQTLDEVIEVGRRARAELDLVEGAEWELGGLKKKLAAAEEALAAAAASLTAAREAAMERLSAEVSAVLPELGMSNGAVFRAERVPLAQAGAFGAEEVEFRVSLNRGFEPKALSHVASGGEMSRIMLALKTILARLDSVPTLVFDEVDAGIGGRVGLQVGDKMREVAGTHQVFAITHLPQIASRAHVHLLVRKGERDGRTTTEVTPLESADRVQEIARMLGGDPESAVSLEHARELLERGVGV; from the coding sequence ATGCTTTCCGAGCTGCGGATCCGCAACTTCGCGCTGATCGACCGGCTTTCGGTTCGGCTGGGTCCGGGGCTCAACGTGCTCACCGGCGAAACAGGCGCGGGCAAATCCATCATCGTGGGCGCGCTTTCGCTCCTGCTGGGCGAGCGTGCGTCCGCCGACGTGGTGCGTGCGGGTGAGGACCGGGCCTCCGTCGAGGGCGTGTTCGACGTCGCCGGGCGCGAGGACGTGGACCGCATCTTGGACGAGCGCGGCATCGATCCCGACGAGGACGGCGTGCTGGTGCTGAAGCGCGAGGTGGCCGCCGCCGGCCGCAACCGCGCGTGGGTGAACGGATCCCCCACGACCGCCGCCGTGCTGGGCGAGTTGGGACGTGCACTGGTGGACCTGCATGGCCAGCACGAGCACCAGACGCTGCTGAAGCGCGACGAGCAGCGGGCGATCCTCGATGCGTACGGCGGCCACGGCGATCTGCTTGCCGCCGTTCGCGAGGCGCACCGCCAGGCCGTGGCCCTGCGCCGCGACATTTCCGAGCTCGACACGCGGCGGCGGGATGCGGCCCAGCGCGCGGACTTCCTGCGCTTTCAGGCCGACGAGATCGAGGCGGTGTCGCTGAAGCCGGGCGAAGAGGAGGAGATGGAGGACGAAGCACGCCGGCTCAGCCACTCCGAAGAGCTGCAAGCGCTCTCGGGCGGACTGGCCGACGCGGTCAGCGGCTCCGAGCGCGCGCTGCTTCACGAGGTGGGTAGCCTGCGGCGGCAAATCGACAGCCTCGTGCGCATCGACCCGGCCCAGGAGGACGTCCGCGAGTTGTACGACACCGTCTACTACTCGCTGCAGGAGCTGGGCGAGCGGATGGAGCGGTACAACTCCACCATCGAGCACGACCCGCGGCGCCTGGAAGAGATCCGCCGCCGGCAGGACCTGGTGTTTCGCCTGAAGTCCAAGTACGGGCAGACGCTGGACGAGGTGATCGAGGTGGGCCGGCGCGCCCGGGCGGAGCTGGACCTGGTGGAGGGCGCCGAGTGGGAGCTCGGGGGATTGAAGAAGAAGCTCGCCGCCGCCGAAGAGGCGCTCGCCGCGGCCGCCGCCAGCCTGACCGCCGCGCGTGAGGCCGCCATGGAGCGCCTGTCGGCGGAGGTGAGCGCCGTGCTCCCCGAGCTGGGGATGAGCAACGGCGCGGTGTTTCGCGCGGAGCGCGTTCCGCTGGCCCAGGCAGGCGCGTTCGGGGCCGAGGAGGTGGAGTTCCGCGTGTCGCTGAACCGCGGGTTCGAGCCCAAGGCCTTGTCGCACGTGGCGTCGGGCGGCGAGATGTCGCGCATCATGCTGGCGTTGAAGACCATCCTGGCGCGGCTGGACTCGGTGCCCACGCTGGTGTTCGACGAGGTGGACGCGGGGATCGGCGGGCGGGTGGGGCTGCAGGTGGGAGACAAGATGAGGGAGGTCGCGGGCACTCACCAGGTGTTCGCCATCACGCACCTTCCCCAGATCGCCAGCCGCGCCCACGTGCACCTGCTGGTGCGCAAGGGCGAGCGCGACGGCCGCACGACCACCGAGGTGACGCCGCTGGAGTCGGCCGACCGCGTGCAGGAGATCGCCCGGATGCTGGGCGGCGACCCCGAGAGTGCCGTGTCGCTGGAGCACGCCCGCGAACTGCTGGAGCGTGGCGTGGGGGTGTAA